One Chitinophaga varians DNA window includes the following coding sequences:
- a CDS encoding helix-turn-helix domain-containing protein — protein MNGVRNEELSKRFGERFRELREATGLSTREFADTAGIAYSQVWTIESGKGNPTLSTLEAIAKALGTDTSTLLKDL, from the coding sequence ATGAATGGTGTCCGCAACGAAGAACTGTCCAAAAGATTTGGTGAAAGATTCCGGGAACTGCGTGAGGCAACAGGCCTGAGTACACGCGAATTTGCTGATACCGCCGGCATTGCCTACTCCCAGGTATGGACCATTGAATCCGGAAAAGGCAATCCAACTTTAAGTACACTGGAAGCGATAGCCAAAGCTCTCGGCACTGATACATCCACACTTTTGAAGGATTTATAG